From the Cryptomeria japonica chromosome 2, Sugi_1.0, whole genome shotgun sequence genome, one window contains:
- the LOC131075374 gene encoding protein DETOXIFICATION 16 isoform X6, with amino-acid sequence MVSVNLLQFSLRVISVMLVGHLGELALSSASIATSFANVSGFTLLMGMGSALETLCGQAYGAKQYHLLGIHLQRAIFVLFCVSIPVAVVWAYMGNILTACGQDPPISFEAGEFARWMIPSLFAYSALLPLTRYLQTQSIVFPMMICSVITLCFHVPICWALVFKTGLGYKGAALANSISNWVNVALVLLYIKTSSACKRTWTSFTREALYDIKKFLKLAIPSSLMICLEYWSFEMLILLSGLLPNPKLETSVLSICLNTMVLAYNVPSGFAAAASTRISNELGAGRSQAARLAVYVVFFMTIMEAVMVGCLLFSIRNVCGYAYSNDKEVIDYVASMIPLLAAGSILDAIQGTLSGVARGCGWQKVGAYVNLGAYYIVAIPVAVILAFVLHVGGRGLWIGITCGLFVQTVLLFLVTLCTDWEQQGRNARERVYTSVLPEVTDDMIKDDKNYRP; translated from the exons ATGGGAATGGGAAGTGCATTGGAAACACTATGTGGACAGGCCTACGGGGCAAAGCAATACCATCTGCTTGGAATTCATCTGCAGAGAGcaatttttgttcttttttgtGTAAGTATACCGGTGGCTGTGGTGTGGGCATATATGGGCAACATTCTAACTGCATGTGGGCAGGACCCTCCAATATCTTTTGAAGCAGGTGAATTTGCCAGATGGATGATTCCCAGTCTGTTTGCTTATTCAGCTCTTCTACCCCTTACAAGATATCTCCAGACACAAAGTATTGTCTTTCCCATGATGATATGCTCTGTAATTACTTTGTGTTTCCATGTTCCCATCTGCTGGGCTCTGGTATTTAAAACTGGATTAGGTTATAAAGGGGCAGCCTTAGCCAACAGCATTTCCAACTGGGTCAATGTGGCACTTGTTTTACTATATATTAAAACTTCATCTGCATGCAAGAGGACATGGACGTCCTTTACAAGGGAGGCCTTGTATGATATTAAAAAATTTCTGAAGCTTGCAATTCCATCTTCATTGATGATCTG CTTGGAGTATTGGTCCTTTGAAATGCTTATTCTCTTGTCAGGTCTGTTGCCCAATCCAAAACTTGAGACATCAGTTCTTTCAATATG CCTTAACACTATGGTTCTAGCATATAATGTCCCTTCTGGTTTTGCTGCTGCTGCAAG TACACGGATTTCAAATGAATTAGGAGCTGGACGCTCACAAGCTGCCCGCTTGGCAGTGTATGTAGTGTTCTTTATGACAATCATGGAGGCAGTCATGGTTGGATGTCTTTTATTCTCTATACGAAATGTTTGCGGTTATGCTTATAGTAATGATAAGGAAGTCATTGATTATGTTGCAAGCATGATCCCTCTGCTGGCAGCCGGCTCAATTTTGGATGCAATCCAAGGCACTCTTTCAG GCGTTGCTAGAGGATGTGGTTGGCAAAAAGTGGGTGCTTATGTTAATCTTGGAGCATACTACATAGTTGCCATTCCTGTAGCTGTCATTTTGGCCTTTGTACTGCATGTTGGTGGCAGG GGACTTTGGATTGGAATTACCTGCGGCCTTTTTGTACAAACAGTTTTACTGTTCCTGGTAACTTTATGTACAGACTGGGAACAACAA GGAAGAAATGCAAGAGAAAGAGTATATACATCAGTATTACCTGAGGTTACTGATGATATGATAAAG GATGACAAAAATTATCGACCTTGA